The following coding sequences are from one Sardina pilchardus chromosome 16, fSarPil1.1, whole genome shotgun sequence window:
- the polr2a gene encoding DNA-directed RNA polymerase II subunit RPB1, with the protein MHGPPSSDSACPLRLIKRVQFGIISPDELKRMSVTEGGIKYSETTEGGRPKLGGLMDPRQGVIERTGRCQTCAGNMAECPGHFGHIELAKPVFHVGFVNKIMKVLRCVCFFCSKLLVDSNNPKIKDILGKSKGQPRKRLTHVYDLCKGKNICEGGEEMDNKFGMEQQDNDEDLSKEKGHGGCGRYQPIIRRSGLELYAEWKHVNEDSQEKKILLTPERVHEIFKRISDEEDVILGMDPKFARPEWMILTVLPVPPLAVRPAVIMQGSARNQDDLTHKLADIVKINNQLRRNEQSGAAAHVIAEDVKLLQFHVATMVDNELPGLPRAMQKSGRPLKSLKQRLKGKEGRVRGNLMGKRVDFSARTVITPDPNLQIDQVGVPRSIAANMTFPEIVTPFNIDRLQELVSRGNSQYPGAKYIIRDNGDRIDLRFHPKPSDLHLQIGYKVERHMCDGDIIIFNRQPTLHKMSMMGHRVRILPWSTFRMNLSVTTPYNADFDGDEMNLHLPQSLETRAEIQELAMVPRMIVTPQSNRPVMGIVQDTLTAVRKFTKRDVFLDRGEVMNLLMFLSTWDGKVPQPAILKPRPFWTGKQIFSLIIPGHINVIRTHSTHPDEEDSGPYKHISPGDTKVIVENGELIMGILCKKSLGTSAGSLVHISYLEMGHDVTRLFYSNIQTVVNNWLLIEGHSIGIGDSIADAKTYLDIQNTIKKAKQDVIEVIEKAHNNELEPTPGNTLRQTFENQVNRILNDARDKTGSSAQKSLSEYNNFKSMVVAGSKGSKINISQVIAVVGQQNVEGKRIPFGFKHRTLPHFIKDDYGPESRGFVENSYLAGLTPTEFFFHAMGGREGLIDTAVKTAETGYIQRRLIKSMESVMVKYDATVRNSINQVVQLRYGEDGLAGESVEFQNLATLKPSHKAFEKKFRFDYSNERALRRTLQEDVVKDVLTNAHVQSALEREFEKMKEDREILRAIFPTGDSKVVLPCNLARMIWNAQKIFRINPRTPTDLNPLRVIEGTHDLSKKLVIVNGEDPLSRQAQANATLLFNIHLRSTLCSRRMTEEFRLSTEAFDWLLGEIETKFNQSITHPGEMVGALAAQSLGEPATQMTLNTFHYAGVSAKNVTLGVPRLKELINISKRPKTPSLTVFLVGQAARDAERAKDILCRLEHTTLRKVTANTAIYYDPNPQNTVVTEDQEWVNVYYEMPDFDVTRISPWLLRIELDRKHMTDRKLTMEQIAEKINAGFGDDLNCIFNDDNAEKLVLRIRIMNSDENKFQEDEEVVDKMDDDVFLRCIESNMLTDMTLQGIEQISKVYMHLPQTDNKKRIIITEDGEFKALQEWILETDGVALMRVLSDKDVDPVRTTSNDIVEIFTVLGIEAVRKALERELYHVISFDGSYVNYRHLALLCDTMTCRGHLMAITRHGINRQDTGPLMKCSFEETVDVLMEASSHGECDPMKGVSENIMLGQLAPAGTGCFDLLLDAEKCKYGMEIPTNIPGISVPGPTGMFYGSAPSPMSAMSPAMTPWNMGATPAYGAWSPSVGSGMTPGAAGFSPSAASDASGFSPGYSPAWSPTPGSPGSPGPASPYIPSPGGAMSPNYSPTSPAYEPRSPGGYTPQSPGYSPTSPSYSPTSPSYSPTSPNYSPTSPSYSPTSPSYSPTSPSYSPTSPSYSPTSPSYSPTSPSYSPTSPSYSPTSPSYSPTSPSYSPTSPSYSPTSPSYSPTSPSYSPTSPSYSPTSPSYSPTSPSYSPTSPSYSPTSPNYTPTSPSYSPTSPSYSPTSPSYSPTSPNYTPTSPSYSPTSPSYSPTSPSYSPSSPRYTPQSPTYTPSSPSYSPSSPSYSPTSPKYTPTSPSYSPSSPEYTPTSPKYSPTSPKYSPTSPKYSPTSPTYSPTTPKYSPTSPTYSPTSPTYTPTSPKYSPTSPTYSPTSPKYSPTSPTYSPTSPKGSTYSPTSPGYSPTSPTYSLTSPAISPDDSDEENN; encoded by the exons ATGCACGGACCGCCCTCCAGCGACAGCGCATGCCCATTGCGCCTCATCAAGAGAGTGCAATTCGGCATCATCAGTCCAGATGAGCTT aAACGAATGTCTGTCACCGAAGGTGGCATCAAGTACTCCGAGACTACGGAGGGAGGCCGCCCAAAGCTCGGTGGTCTTATGGATCCAAGACAAGGGGTCATAGAACGGACGGGCAGGTGTCAGACATGTGCAG GTAACATGGCAGAGTGCCCCGGTCATTTTGGCCACATTGAGCTGGCGAAGCCGGTGTTTCATGTTGGCTTCGTCAACAAAATTATGAAGGTTCTTCGCTGTGTCTGTTTCTTCTGCTCCAAGCTTCTAGTGGATTCT AATAACCCGAAGATCAAGGACATCCTGGGGAAGTCAAAGGGGCAGCCACGGAAGCGCCTGACCCACGTCTATGACCTCTGTAAAGGCAAAAACATTTGCGAAGGTGGTGAGGAGATGGACAACAAGTTTGGAATGGAACAGCAGGACAACGATGAGGACCTTTCCAAGGAGAAG GGTCATGGCGGCTGCGGGCGTTACCAGCCGATCATTCGGCGCTCGGGCCTGGAGCTCTACGCCGAGTGGAAGCACGTGAACGAGGACTCGCAGGAGAAGAAGATCCTGCTCACCCCGGAGCGTGTGCACGAGATCTTCAAGCGCATCTCCGACGAGGAGGACGTCATCTTGGGCATGGACCCCAAGTTCGCCCGGCCCGAGTGGATGATCCTCACGGTGCTGCCCGTGCCCCCTCTCGCTGTCCGACCCGCTGTGATCATGCAGGGCTCAGCCCGAAATCAG GATGACTTGACTCACAAGCTGGCCGACATAGTCAAGATCAACAACCAGCTGCGGAGAAACGAGCAGAGTGGTGCGGCGGCTCACGTCATCGCTGAGGACGTGAAGCTCCTGCAGTTCCACGTGGCCACCATGGTGGACAACGAGCTCCCTGGTCTGCCCAGA GCGATGCAGAAATCAGGCCGTCCACTCAAGTCCCTCAAACAGCGTCTGAAGGGCAAGGAGGGTCGCGTCCGTGGTAACCTGATGGGTAAGCGTGTGGACTTCTCGGCCCGAACAGTCATCACGCCCGACCCCAACCTACAGATTGACCAAGTGGGTGTGCCTCGCTCTATTGCCGCCAACATGACCTTCCCTGAGATCGTCACACCCTTCAACATCGACAG ACTTCAAGAGCTTGTGAGCAGAGGGAACAGTCAGTACCCGGGAGCCAAATACATCATCCGTGACAATGGTGACCGCATTGACCTGCGATTCCACCCCAAACCAAGTGACCTTCACCTCCAGATTGGATACAAG GTCGAACGACACATGTGCGATGGTGACATCATCATCTTCAACAGACAGCCTACGCTGCATAAAATGTCTATGATGGGGCATCGAGTGCGAATCCTTCCATGGTCCACCTTCCGTATGAACCTCAG TGTGACGACCCCCTACAACGCCGACTTTGACGGGGACGAGATGAACTTGCATCTCCCCCAGTCTTTGGAGACGAGAGCGGAGATCCAGGAGCTGGCCATGGTGCCTCGTATGATCGTCACCCCCCAGTCCAACAGGCCCGTCATGGGTATCGTGCAGGACACACTTACCGCCGTGCGCAAATTCACAAAGAGAGACGTCTTCTTAGACAGG GGCGAGGTGATGAACCTGTTGATGTTCCTCTCCACGTGGGACGGCAAGGTGCCCCAGCCGGCCATCCTGAAGCCCAGGCCGTTCTGGACGGGCAAGCAGATCTTCAGTCTCATCATCCCCGGCCACATCAACGTCATCCGTACCCACAGTACTCACCCCGACGAGGAGGACAGCGGCCCCTACAAGCACATCTCCCCTGGAGACACAAAG GTGATTGTGGAGAACGGCGAGCTGATCATGGGCATCCTGTGTAAGAAGTCCCTGGGAACGTCCGCTGGCTCGCTGGTCCACATCTCCTACCTGGAGATGGGCCACGACGTCACCCGCCTCTTCTACTCCAACATTCAGACGGTGGTCAACAACTGGCTGCTCATTGAGG GTCACTCCATCGGTATTGGTGACTCCATTGCTGACGCaaagacttacttggacattcAGAACACCATCAAAAAGGCCAAACAGGATGTGATAGAG GTAATTGAGAAGGCCCACAACAACGAGCTGGAGCCGACCCCAGGTAACACGCTCAGGCAGACCTTCGAGAACCAGGTGAACCGCATCCTGAACGACGCTCGAGACAAAACCGGATCGTCCGCCCAGAAGTCCCTCTCGGAGTACAACAACTTCAAGTCCATGGTGGTGGCTGGGTCCAAAGGATCCAAAATTAACATCTCACAG GTTATTGCCGTGGTGGGGCAGCAGAACGTTGAGGGTAAGCGAATCCCCTTCGGCTTCAAGCACCGGACACTGCCCCACTTCATCAAAGATGATTACGGCCCTGAGAGTAGAGGCTTCGTAGAGAACTCGTATCTGGCCGGTCTGACGCCGACAGAGTTCTTCTTCCATGCCatgggaggcagagagggtctTATCGACACGGCTGTGAAGACTGCCGAGACGG GTTACATCCAGCGTCGTCTGATCAAGTCTATGGAGTCTGTGATGGTCAAATACGACGCCACGGTGCGAAACTCCATCAACCAGGTGGTGCAGCTGCGTTACGGAGAGGACGGCCTGGCGGGAGAGAGCGTGGAGTTCCAGAACCTGGCCACGCTCAAGCCCTCGCACAAGGCCTTCGAGAAGAA GTTCAGGTTTGACTACAGCAACGAGCGAGCCCTCCGGCGCACCCTGCAGGAGGACGTGGTGAAGGACGTGCTGACCAACGCACACGTGCAGAGCGCCCTGGAGCGCGAGTTTGAGAAGATGAAGGAGGACCGGGAGATCCTGCGGGCCATCTTCCCCACAGGGGACAGCAAG GTGGTGCTGCCATGCAACTTGGCCAGAATGATCTGGAACGCCCAGAAGATTTTCCGCATCAACCCCCGGACCCCCACAGACCTCAACCCACTGCGGGTGATTGAAG GTACCCACGATCTGAGTAAGAAGCTGGTGATCGTGAACGGCGAAGACCCTCTGAGTCGGCAGGCGCAGGCGAACGCCACTCTGCTCTTCAACATCCACCTGCGCTCCACGCTCTGCTCGCGCCGCATGACCGAGGAGTTCCGCCTGAGCACCGAGGCCTTCGACTGGCTCCTGGGAGAGATCGAAACCAAATTCAACCAGTCTATC ACCCACCCGGGCGAGATGGTTGGCGCTCTGGCTGCCCAGTCCCTGGGAGAGCCCGCCACCCAGATGACCCTGAACACTTTCCATTACGCCGGTGTGTCGGCCAAGAACGTCACGCTGGGTGTGCCCCGTCTCAAGGAGTTGATCAACATCTCCAAGCGGCCCAAGACCCCCTCGCTCACAGTCTTCCTGGTGGGCCAAGCGGCTCGTGACGCCGAGAGGGCCAAAGACATCCTGTGTCGCCTGGAGCACACCACACTACGCAAG GTGACAGCCAACACTGCCATCTACTACGACCCCAATCCTCAAAACACAGTGGTGACTGAGGACCAGGAGTGGGTGAATGTCTACTATGAGATGCCGGACTTTGACGTGACCCGCATTTCGCCCTGGCTGCTCCGAATTGAGCTGGACCGCAAACACATGACTGACCGCAAACTGACCATGGAGCAGATCGCTGAGAAGATCAACGCTG GATTCGGTGACGATCTGAACTGTATCTTCAATGACGACAACGCTGAGAAGCTGGTGCTGCGAATCCGTATCATGAACAGTGACGAGAACAAGTtccaagag GATGAAGAGGTGGTGGATAAGATGGACGACGACGTGTTCCTGAGGTGCATCGAGTCCAACATGCTGACAGACATGACCCTGCAGGGTATTGAGCAGATCAGCAag GTGTACATGCATCTTCCTCAGACGGACAACAAGAAGCGCATCATCATCACCGAGGACGGCGAGTTCAAGGCCCTGCAGGAGTGGATCCTGGAGACGGACGGCGTGGCGCTCATGCGCGTCCTGAGCGACAAGGACGTCGACCCCGTCAGGACCACCTCCAACGACATCGTGGAGATCTTTACC GTGTTGGGTATTGAGGCTGTGCGGAAGGCTCTGGAGAGGGAGTTGTACCATGTGATCTCCTTTGACGGTTCCTATGTCAACTACCGCCATCTGGCCCTGCTTTGTGACACCATGACCTGCAGAGGTCACTTGATGGCCATCACCCGTCACGGCATCAACCGACAGGACACCGGGCCACTCATGAAGTGCTCCTTTGAGGAGACG GTGGACGTGCTGATGGAGGCGTCGTCTCACGGCGAGTGCGACCCCATGAAGGGCGTGTCGGAGAACATCATGCTCGGCCAGCTGGCCCCCGCCGGCACCGGCTGCTTCGACCTGCTGCTGGACGCCGAGAAGTGCAAGTACGGCATGGAGATCCCCACCAACATCCCCGGCATCAGCGTGCCCGGAC CAACGGGCATGTTCTACGGCTCCGCCCCGAGCCCGATGAGCGCCATGTCTCCGGCCATGACCCCCTGGAACATGGGAGCCACCCCTGCGTACGGCGCCTGGTCGCCCAGCGTCG GGAGTGGAATGACCCCCGGAGCGGCGGGCTTCTCTCCCAGCGCGGCGTCCGACGCCAGCGGCTTCTCCCCGGGTTACTCCCCGGCCTGGTCCCCCACGCCGGGCTCTCCTGGATCACCGGGGCCTGCCAGCCCCTACATCCCCTCGCCAG GTGGCGCCATGTCTCCAAATTACTCTCCCACCTCCCCAGCCTACGAGCCTCGCTCTCCTGGTGGCTACACCCCGCAGAGCCCTGGCTACTCCCCGACATCACCCTCCTACTCGCCTACTTCTCCATCCTACTCCCCCACCAGCCCCAACTACAGCCCCACCAGCCCCTCCTACTCCCCAACCTCCCCCTCCTACTCCCCAACCTCCCCCTCTTACTCGCCCACATCCCCCAGCTATTCACCCACATCTCCATCCTACTCCCCAACTTCTCCATCCTACTCCCCGACATCACCCTCTTACTCCCCCACTTCGCCCAGCTACAGTCCGACGTCGCCGAGCTACAGCCCGACGTCCCCCAGCTACAgccccacctctccctcctacTCGCCGACGTCACCGAGCTACTCGCCCACGTCGCCGTCTTATTCGCCGACGTCTCCATCCTACTCCCCGACATCGCCCTCCTACTCGCCGACGTCCCCGAGCTACAGCCCGACGTCGCCCAACTACACCCCGACGTCGCCGAGCTACAgccccacctctccctcctacTCGCCGACGTCTCCGAGCTACAGCCCCACCTCTCCGAACTACACCCCGACGTCCCCGAGCTACTCCCCCACCTCGCCCTCCTACTCGCCGACCTCTCCATCCTACTCCCCCTCCAGCCCACGGTACACCCCGCAGTCTCCCACCTACACCCCGAGCTCACCCTCCTACAGCCCCAGCTCGCCCTCCTACTCCCCGACTTCTCCCAAatacacccccacctccccctcctacAGCCCAAGCTCCCCGGAGTACACCCCGACATCCCCCAAGTACTCCCCGACTTCTCCCAAATACTCGCCGACCTCGCCCAAGTACagccccacctcccccacctacTCCCCCACCACACCCAAATACAGCCCCACCTCGCCGACTTACTCCCCCACGTCCCCGACCTACACCCCTACCAGCCCCAAGTACTCCCCCACTTCCCCGACCTACTCCCCGACCTCTCCCAAGTACTCCCCCACGTCTCCCACCTACTCGCCCACTAGCCCCAAGGGCTCTACCTACAGCCCCACGTCCCCCGGATACagccccacctcccccacctacAGCCTCACCAGTCCCGCCATCAGCCCCGACGACAGCGACGAGGAGAACAACTGA